A region of Mycolicibacterium brumae DNA encodes the following proteins:
- a CDS encoding helix-turn-helix transcriptional regulator, protein MTTERNADRDGDVRRDAGRGGAPRDFSVLGIGVEFVDQPFASSVDWSFSESDHKVLVWRNGSATSKEVEFDGGQISRVAPRVSNVWVIPAEHRSVAFATKAECSFVQLTLPTSFIGSGRLEATAGRQDPLLHHMIERMVGLNGRGDVAARLLQESLAAGLRLHVRDRYGGGAPQRAREGRELSDSEQRRLVEFIRDGLNSEIDLPTLAGLVGMTLDVFRHAFGKAFHMTPYQFVLDQRIAEAKMLLETAPISITEIGSLVGFSTPSHFATTFKNRVGVTPTAYRRAMWPNAARSDT, encoded by the coding sequence GTGACTACAGAACGGAACGCCGACCGCGACGGTGATGTGCGGCGGGACGCCGGGCGCGGCGGCGCGCCACGCGATTTCTCGGTATTGGGGATCGGTGTCGAGTTTGTTGACCAGCCGTTCGCCAGTTCGGTTGATTGGTCTTTTTCCGAGTCGGACCACAAGGTGCTCGTTTGGCGGAATGGAAGCGCGACCTCCAAGGAAGTCGAGTTCGACGGTGGTCAGATCAGTCGCGTTGCCCCGCGGGTGAGCAATGTGTGGGTGATTCCGGCGGAACATCGATCGGTCGCCTTTGCGACAAAGGCGGAATGCAGTTTCGTTCAGCTCACACTCCCGACTTCGTTCATCGGGAGCGGCAGGCTGGAGGCGACAGCAGGTAGGCAGGATCCCTTGCTGCATCACATGATCGAGCGGATGGTCGGACTGAACGGTCGCGGTGACGTTGCGGCGCGGCTGTTGCAGGAGTCGCTCGCCGCTGGGTTGCGCCTGCATGTGCGGGACCGCTACGGCGGCGGTGCTCCGCAGCGGGCCAGGGAGGGCCGGGAGCTGAGCGACTCCGAGCAGCGGCGACTGGTCGAGTTCATCCGCGACGGCCTCAACTCGGAGATCGACCTGCCGACGCTGGCCGGGTTGGTCGGGATGACGCTCGACGTGTTTCGTCATGCGTTCGGCAAGGCGTTCCACATGACGCCGTACCAGTTCGTGCTGGACCAACGGATCGCCGAAGCCAAGATGCTGCTGGAGACTGCGCCCATATCGATCACCGAGATCGGCAGTCTCGTCGGCTTCTCCACGCCGAGTCACTTCGCGACGACGTTCAAGAACCGAGTCGGTGTCACCCCGACTGCCTACCGCCGAGCCATGTGGCCGAACGCGGCGAGGTCCGACACTTGA
- a CDS encoding DUF4190 domain-containing protein, with product MTDHPAALPPQPPTQPPRPTTGWAIAALIFGIIGGAVIGIICGLVALSKIKTGRFAGRGLAITGLILSGLWIVIGIIAVVVLTLLPSDTDDHFVPAVGTCFAAEPDGNFYESDVLSCDQPHKVEVFAVFTVPGDQYPGDAAAEKFVDRCNSEYAAYAAEDAPNVDIEGLRPTAQSWGEGVRTIKCLAVSEEPLTGSVKG from the coding sequence ATGACGGACCACCCCGCTGCACTACCGCCTCAGCCCCCGACCCAACCGCCACGGCCGACTACGGGCTGGGCGATCGCCGCGCTGATCTTCGGCATCATCGGCGGCGCAGTGATCGGCATCATCTGCGGCCTCGTCGCGCTCAGCAAAATCAAGACCGGCCGGTTCGCTGGTCGCGGCCTCGCCATCACCGGTTTGATCCTGTCGGGGCTGTGGATCGTCATCGGCATCATCGCCGTCGTGGTGCTGACTCTGCTGCCGAGCGATACCGACGACCATTTCGTCCCCGCGGTCGGCACCTGTTTCGCCGCCGAGCCCGACGGAAACTTCTACGAGAGCGACGTCCTCTCCTGCGACCAGCCGCACAAGGTCGAGGTGTTCGCGGTGTTCACCGTCCCCGGCGACCAGTATCCCGGCGACGCTGCCGCCGAGAAGTTCGTCGACCGCTGCAACAGCGAGTACGCGGCATACGCCGCAGAGGACGCCCCGAACGTCGACATCGAAGGTCTCCGCCCCACCGCGCAAAGCTGGGGTGAGGGTGTCCGCACAATCAAATGCCTCGCGGTCTCGGAAGAACCCCTCACCGGATCCGTCAAAGGGTGA
- a CDS encoding DUF4436 family protein, with protein MTADRTVVKRLGLRGALIAGIALLLSITASLSVYLVHRNANYSTEFGAVDTADRVNVQVWINQIDTTRQTMSVEIVDVEPTGALTDPDGSSARDIVLTTSALGDPITVRSGQTGTDTPRTFAVNGTVTDYPFDRYHSLMTFAASADGASVPVAVTISSADPFFRNTPAVSPPLADQPDGEVGIDLTSTRSTPTLVFAVFVMLLMLGLAAAAVTASYYILRWRRGLIFPACSMMAAILFALIPLRNAVPGNPPIGSVIDFASFFIAETVIAVALIASVIIGYRVEITNELTGTD; from the coding sequence GTGACGGCGGATCGGACGGTCGTCAAGCGGCTGGGCCTGCGTGGTGCCCTCATCGCGGGAATCGCCCTGCTGCTGTCGATCACCGCCAGTCTGAGCGTCTACCTGGTGCATCGGAATGCGAACTACTCCACGGAATTCGGTGCCGTGGACACGGCCGATCGAGTCAACGTCCAGGTCTGGATCAATCAGATCGACACCACCCGCCAGACCATGTCAGTCGAGATCGTCGACGTCGAACCAACCGGGGCACTGACCGACCCCGACGGGAGCTCTGCCCGCGACATCGTGCTCACCACCTCCGCGCTGGGAGATCCCATCACCGTGCGGAGTGGGCAGACAGGCACCGACACCCCGCGCACGTTCGCAGTGAACGGGACCGTCACCGACTACCCGTTCGACCGGTACCACTCGCTGATGACGTTCGCGGCCAGCGCAGACGGAGCGTCCGTACCCGTCGCAGTGACAATCTCGAGCGCCGACCCGTTCTTCCGCAACACCCCCGCTGTCTCACCGCCGTTAGCGGATCAACCCGACGGCGAGGTGGGCATCGACCTGACGTCAACCCGCTCCACACCGACGCTGGTGTTCGCCGTGTTCGTCATGCTGCTGATGCTGGGCCTCGCGGCGGCGGCGGTCACCGCGAGCTACTACATCCTCCGCTGGCGCAGGGGACTGATCTTCCCCGCCTGCTCGATGATGGCAGCGATCCTCTTCGCCCTGATCCCGCTGCGCAACGCGGTCCCCGGCAACCCGCCGATCGGCTCAGTCATCGACTTCGCATCGTTTTTCATCGCCGAGACCGTGATCGCGGTGGCACTCATCGCGTCGGTGATCATCGGGTACCGCGTGGAGATCACCAACGAGCTCACCGGAACAGATTGA